The genomic segment AAGAATACGAGAAGCTGCCTCGGCTGCCTTTTTTTGCTCACGTTCCCGCCACCTTCGAAGCTCGCCTTCTACCGCCTTCTTGGCAGCTTCTGCCATCTCTGCCTTTTTCAACGCTTCCTGAGTAGCAGTTTTTATATCGTCAATCTCCTTCTGAGTAGCTTCCAACTTCTTGAGAGCCTCATTCTCACTTGCTTTCACGGCCTCTACCTGAGCTATTGCAGCTCCCACTCTTATTTCTGCTAAATTATCAAATTCTTCAACTTTACGGCTCAATGAGTCGAACTCGTCCTTTGATAAAGTGATACGAGCACCAGATTCGGAAGTTGAGGAACGTGCAGCTGTGGTTTTTTCAGATAACTTATTAATTTGCTCACGAGCCTCAGCCTCAGCTGATTTTGCTTCTTCAGCTTCTTGCATCGCCAATTTAAGTTTCTTTTCTGCTTCTTCAAGTACAATTCTAGTGGCTTCAGcttcttttttcatttcttctgcTTGCATTTTCATCTCTTCAGCTTCAAGTTTCGCATTTTCAGTCTCCAAAGTCAACTGGTGGAGAGTAGAAATCATTCCTTCAGAAGCACCTCTTGCTTTAGCTTCTTCTGCGACTGCTACTTCAAGCTCAGATTTGGCTTTCCGAAGCTTGACATGCAAACTCCCGGCAAGTGATTCCGTCTCTGCCTCCTTTTCCTTCAGATCGGAATGttctttcttaatattttccaGCTCCATTTTAAGGGTCTCCACCAAGTTCTGGAGAGTATTCTCTTCTTCTACCACCTTATGCAGTGAGTCCTTAGCATCATCCAGCTCAGCAGTAATAACTTTAACCTTATCAAGGTCAGAAGACTTCGCACTATCCATCTCTTTTTTTAAAGCTTCAATTTCGGACATTTTTTCGGCTAACTTTGCTTCGAGATTCTTGGCTAAATCTAGATCAGTCTCTTTCCTTAAAGCAACCAACTTTTTTGTTGATTCTTCAAGTTTAGCCTTGTAGGATTGCTTCTGGACATCCTTTTCAGCATAGATTTTCGATTGCTCTTCTCGCACCTGCCCAGAGGCGAGATTTAATAGACCAATCGACTCTTGGACGGATGTTATTTCCTTGGAGAGCTCACTAGCTCTTTCCATGTTCGCTTTGGCAGTACGCTCAGCTTCAGCTGCTTGCTCAATAGCGCCAGCTTTTTCTTCCATAAATGTATTACAATCTTGACGGATTTTCCTAAGCTCTTGTTTTACTTTATCAAGATCACCTATTTCAGCCATATACTTCTCTCTTGCAGTTTCCAGATCTGTTTTCCACGAACCGTCCTTTTCCATAACAGagtcattatttggttcttCAAGTCGGTTCACTTGACTCTTTGCTGCTTCTGTTGCCTTGACAGCCAAATCCTTTGACTCACAAACAATTTTAAGCTTTTTGGTGAGGTCATCAACAGTCCGTTTTGCCCTTTCAAGTTCAGAAAGTGCTTGGGCTCTAGTAGTTTCGGCATTtttcaattgttccttcaacttGTTCAGCTCTTTCTGGGTTAAGTGAAGCTGCGTTTCCTTTGCCAGTACCCTCTGAAAGCAAGACAAGATTAGGTGAAGCTATTTGATTAGAGTATGGGTGGCAAAATTAGCCCATGGAAACATAACTCGCCCAACCCGTTCAAGTTTCGGCAGGTTCTTGACCCGCCCATATATTAGCTCAGCCCATTTAGCCCAACCCATTTCAGCCCATCTCAAAATTGGGCTGATATGTTGCCCAAATTGACCCATAGAaaccttgtcaaaatattttcaaaaaaaaatattttctttatttgatatGTAC from the Lycium ferocissimum isolate CSIRO_LF1 chromosome 11, AGI_CSIRO_Lferr_CH_V1, whole genome shotgun sequence genome contains:
- the LOC132037679 gene encoding WEB family protein At5g55860; translated protein: MVAKDRKKPTGSPKVQVGEIDTSAPFQSVKDAVNLFGEGAFSGEKPAIRKPKPQSAERVLAKETQLHLTQKELNKLKEQLKNAETTRAQALSELERAKRTVDDLTKKLKIVCESKDLAVKATEAAKSQVNRLEEPNNDSVMEKDGSWKTDLETAREKYMAEIGDLDKVKQELRKIRQDCNTFMEEKAGAIEQAAEAERTAKANMERASELSKEITSVQESIGLLNLASGQVREEQSKIYAEKDVQKQSYKAKLEESTKKLVALRKETDLDLAKNLEAKLAEKMSEIEALKKEMDSAKSSDLDKVKVITAELDDAKDSLHKVVEEENTLQNLVETLKMELENIKKEHSDLKEKEAETESLAGSLHVKLRKAKSELEVAVAEEAKARGASEGMISTLHQLTLETENAKLEAEEMKMQAEEMKKEAEATRIVLEEAEKKLKLAMQEAEEAKSAEAEAREQINKLSEKTTAARSSTSESGARITLSKDEFDSLSRKVEEFDNLAEIRVGAAIAQVEAVKASENEALKKLEATQKEIDDIKTATQEALKKAEMAEAAKKAVEGELRRWREREQKKAAEAASRILTETQMNYGSSPQNYRVEKEKPSEKFVEVETKIAETRKLQKAKTSVSKKKVLMPDISGIFHKKKNQVEGSSPSYLPGEKPVW